In Candidatus Chlorohelix allophototropha, one DNA window encodes the following:
- a CDS encoding PHP domain-containing protein — protein MEDKTNFAYLQIYTRHSSFGSLLEISELASHLLETTVGTNIAIAVTDTFSVAALPELQRLLAGSNITLLAGMEVGFSFEGNRALPYSLLLLAENTAGYSNLCHLASLALQRAGDSPLTACLSLSELETHHNGLIAISPYFGGAVMSALRLGKTGEAKSRAQALRNLFGIENFYFGFSPISPEHNSQSDNPEIKLNAALSKLARELKVGLVGTGETRYLTTQAGNAYAALRSRMTRTITTQFPASLLQRAQGDWLFAPTPLRPNAPLYLRNSAELQLAYSKADALGNNQNIAARCSSWDKGLEFDSVSKIKLLCEDILPKIVEEAALELAHTRIQLELAELAQTDMAGTLLAMFKAIEAYGDSGILIPRGLDDSFIAWILGLNRHKPAYELVSPVFEGRAARLLAGLNAEMRVMAKLGSSAPLAKLPSEIGAIPLAHPRFSVVSLHQLPLSALTPLQPAETKSGDIVESMLAGGVLPETIGLLEIEESKTVAWVEHTLAIINKGRETEPRLSLVNLPVQAPSESDDRDYLRVVLEYLMSKHPAACYGAALGLAEFHQRAAIAEMIRRSGVKLLSPDLQKQNVECTLEGENSLRAGLCLAVNRLEAAKLSENANLTLEELAQKFTFDPEAWERLCWSGALDGFAQRETLANNIATLHNYSRAYADWKSQQQKSEKKLAIPERQGQLSLFDLPETENEMIEPATLPPVLSLAETSEKLPKLQLLRHQFEALGFYTAEHPLWDWCVTGAADANRSDPVELVQALKADTIVPLTVGGFVTGLRRIPLAAEQSGGQEFAVALLEDWSGRAELVIPHLLLNGGTNIAEGEIVFALVRRVIPNNQNSRPALVAEAISLTPFAENAAGDFEESANYDTTPESAAPVPSDEWATSLFSQYEAQENKTATTSPEAKASKPKASAKKVVETPQTRRVHIYLPRTDDPDEDTGLMVALKKVLEQFPGQDDLYIYLPKEGSGFKRFRPATLSVAYSSDLLQAVQALLGPDSIKVDE, from the coding sequence ATGGAAGACAAAACTAATTTTGCTTATCTACAAATATATACACGCCACTCTAGTTTTGGTAGCCTGCTTGAAATTTCTGAACTGGCATCACATCTGCTTGAAACTACAGTCGGAACAAATATAGCAATCGCGGTCACAGATACTTTTTCGGTTGCCGCACTACCTGAGTTGCAGCGGTTGCTTGCTGGATCAAACATAACGCTACTTGCCGGGATGGAGGTAGGGTTTAGCTTTGAGGGCAATCGGGCATTGCCCTATTCTCTTCTTTTGCTGGCTGAGAATACAGCGGGCTATTCAAACCTCTGCCACCTCGCCAGCTTAGCTTTACAGCGCGCTGGAGATTCGCCCCTTACCGCTTGCCTGAGTTTGAGCGAACTGGAAACTCATCATAACGGTTTGATTGCTATTAGCCCCTACTTTGGAGGGGCGGTAATGTCGGCGTTAAGGTTAGGAAAAACCGGAGAGGCAAAAAGCCGGGCACAGGCTTTGCGAAATTTATTCGGTATTGAAAATTTTTACTTTGGATTTTCCCCGATATCCCCTGAGCATAACTCGCAAAGTGATAATCCCGAAATTAAACTCAATGCCGCGCTTAGCAAACTGGCGCGAGAACTTAAAGTAGGGTTAGTTGGTACTGGCGAAACAAGGTATCTCACCACCCAAGCAGGCAATGCTTATGCTGCATTACGGAGTCGTATGACCCGTACAATAACTACCCAGTTTCCTGCATCGCTCTTGCAGCGGGCGCAAGGGGATTGGTTGTTTGCGCCTACACCGTTGCGCCCAAATGCTCCTTTATACTTGCGTAATTCAGCTGAATTACAACTGGCTTATAGCAAAGCTGATGCTTTAGGCAACAACCAAAATATTGCCGCGCGTTGCTCCAGTTGGGATAAAGGACTAGAATTTGACTCAGTTTCTAAAATCAAGCTTCTTTGTGAAGATATACTTCCGAAAATAGTCGAAGAGGCTGCTCTAGAACTGGCACACACCAGAATTCAGTTAGAACTAGCTGAACTAGCCCAGACTGATATGGCGGGAACTCTTCTGGCAATGTTTAAGGCAATCGAAGCCTACGGTGATTCCGGTATATTGATTCCGCGGGGCTTAGACGACAGTTTTATAGCATGGATATTGGGGCTAAATCGTCACAAACCTGCCTACGAATTGGTTAGTCCGGTTTTCGAAGGGCGCGCGGCACGTTTGCTTGCCGGGTTGAACGCTGAAATGCGGGTCATGGCTAAACTCGGTTCTAGCGCGCCACTGGCTAAATTACCCTCAGAAATAGGCGCAATACCGCTGGCACATCCACGTTTTAGTGTGGTAAGCTTGCACCAATTACCCCTTTCCGCCCTTACGCCCCTCCAACCCGCCGAAACTAAATCGGGGGATATAGTAGAAAGTATGCTTGCCGGAGGCGTTCTACCAGAAACGATTGGTTTGCTCGAAATTGAGGAATCCAAAACTGTTGCATGGGTTGAACATACCCTAGCGATTATCAATAAGGGGCGAGAAACTGAGCCTCGTTTGTCTCTTGTAAATCTTCCAGTGCAAGCGCCTTCTGAATCAGACGATCGCGATTATCTTAGAGTGGTGTTGGAATATCTAATGTCAAAACACCCGGCAGCATGTTACGGGGCAGCTCTAGGTTTGGCAGAATTTCACCAGCGCGCTGCTATAGCAGAAATGATTCGGCGATCCGGCGTAAAGCTGTTATCTCCTGATCTGCAAAAGCAAAACGTAGAGTGTACGCTGGAAGGTGAAAATTCTTTGCGCGCCGGGCTGTGTCTAGCAGTAAATCGGTTAGAAGCTGCAAAATTGTCTGAAAATGCAAATTTAACACTGGAAGAATTGGCGCAAAAATTTACATTTGACCCGGAAGCTTGGGAAAGACTTTGCTGGAGTGGCGCTCTGGACGGATTCGCACAGCGGGAAACGCTGGCAAACAACATAGCTACTTTACATAATTACAGCCGAGCGTATGCTGATTGGAAAAGCCAACAACAGAAAAGTGAGAAGAAATTAGCTATACCTGAGCGTCAGGGGCAATTGTCTCTATTCGATTTACCTGAAACAGAAAATGAGATGATTGAACCAGCAACCCTTCCTCCTGTGCTAAGTCTTGCGGAAACCTCTGAAAAGCTACCGAAATTACAATTGTTACGCCATCAGTTTGAGGCTTTAGGTTTCTATACAGCCGAGCATCCCCTATGGGATTGGTGCGTAACAGGGGCGGCAGATGCTAATCGCTCTGACCCGGTAGAACTGGTACAGGCTCTAAAAGCCGATACAATTGTGCCCTTAACCGTTGGTGGTTTTGTAACTGGTCTAAGGCGGATACCCCTTGCTGCTGAACAAAGTGGTGGGCAGGAATTTGCCGTGGCGTTGTTGGAAGACTGGAGTGGTCGCGCTGAATTGGTCATTCCTCACCTACTTCTAAATGGTGGAACAAATATAGCAGAAGGTGAAATAGTATTTGCGCTTGTTCGGCGCGTTATACCTAACAATCAAAATTCGCGCCCTGCTTTGGTAGCGGAAGCAATTAGCTTAACTCCCTTTGCCGAAAATGCTGCCGGAGATTTTGAAGAGTCTGCTAATTATGATACTACCCCCGAAAGCGCTGCTCCAGTACCTTCAGATGAGTGGGCTACAAGCTTGTTTTCACAATATGAGGCTCAGGAAAATAAAACTGCTACTACTTCACCGGAGGCAAAAGCTTCAAAACCTAAAGCCTCTGCAAAAAAGGTAGTTGAAACGCCGCAAACGCGCCGGGTTCATATTTATCTGCCGCGTACCGATGACCCTGATGAGGATACAGGCTTGATGGTTGCGCTTAAAAAGGTGTTAGAACAATTTCCGGGTCAGGATGATTTATATATCTACTTACCCAAAGAAGGCAGCGGCTTTAAAAGATTTCGCCCTGCTACTCTAAGCGTGGCATATTCTTCTGACCTATTACAAGCGGTTCAAGCATTGTTAGGTCCTGACAGCATTAAAGTAGATGAGTAA